From Tripterygium wilfordii isolate XIE 37 chromosome 16, ASM1340144v1, whole genome shotgun sequence, one genomic window encodes:
- the LOC119980422 gene encoding 50S ribosomal protein L7/L12-like has protein sequence MSLVLRLTHHLSNGICKKPIVSSFVLLNILDFNKRVMSRGFGQTARKEVVEEDDEEVEIDQRRLPADYDPATFDPTEHRSPPTERVFRLVDEIANLTLAEVAELGSIIMKKKGMMEPPVVGVMKPGAAGVMGMAAMKGASAGALAKEEKKPEKTVFELKLESYEAAAKIKIIKEVRTFTDLGLKEAKDLVEKTPSVLKRGVSKEEGEQIIEKLKALGAKVVME, from the coding sequence ATGAGCTTAGTTTTGAGATTAACGCATCATTTATCAAATGGGATTTGTAAAAAGCCCATTGTCTCCTCTTTCGTGCTCCTGAATATTTTAGACTTCAACAAAAGAGTGATGTCTCGAGGCTTTGGCCAGACCGCTAGGAAAGAGGTGGTGGAGGAAGATGACGAAGAGGTAGAAATCGATCAGAGAAGGCTACCGGCTGATTATGACCCAGCTACTTTTGATCCAACGGAGCATCGTAGTCCTCCTACTGAGCGTGTTTTCAGGCTTGTAGATGAAATTGCTAATCTCACATTGGCTGAAGTTGCTGAACTGGGTTCGATTATAATGAAGAAGAAAGGAATGATGGAACCACCAGTAGTTGGGGTTATGAAGCCTGGTGCTGCTGGAGTGATGGGCATGGCAGCAATGAAAGGGGCAAGTGCAGGAGCATTGGCTAAGGAGGAGAAAAAACCCGAAAAAACAGTGTTCGAATTGAAATTGGAGTCTTATGAAGCAGCTGCTAAGATTAAGATAATTAAGGAGGTAAGAACTTTTACTGATTTGGGACTTAAGGAAGCGAAAGATTTGGTGGAGAAAACACCATCTGTATTGAAAAGGGGTGTATCTAAGGAAGAAGGCGAGCAAATTATTGAGAAGTTGAAAGCTCTTGGTGCAAAAGTAGTAATGGAATGA
- the LOC119980957 gene encoding copper-transporting ATPase RAN1-like → MAPPSLRDLQLTQVARGRKALPDGEDTGDLEDVRLLDAYDEVGEEYNLSQIEQGMRRIQVTVTGMTCAACSNSVEAALMDVNGVFKASVVLLQNKAYVVFDPNLVKDDDIKNAIEDAGFEAEILTEPSKSGTKSHGTLVGQFTIVGMTCAACVNSVEGILRDLPGVKRAVVALATSLGEVEYDPTVTSKNDIVNAIEDAGFEASLVQSSEQDKIILGVAGVLSEMDAQLLEGILSNLIGVRQFRYDRVSGELDVLFDPEVVRSRALVDGIEEGSGGRFKLRVMNPYARMTSRDVEEASTMFRLFRSSLFLSIPIFLIRVVCPRIPLVYSLLLWRCGPFLMGDWLKWALASLVQFVIGKRFYIAAGRALRNGSTNMDVLVALGTSASYFYSVCALLYGAITGFWSPTYFETSAMLITFVLLGKYLECLAKGKTSDAIKKLVELAPATALLVVKDKGGSLIGEREIDALLIQPGDILKVLPGTKVPADGVIVWGSSYVNESMVTGESAPVLKEVNSSVIGGTINLHGALHIQASKVGSDTVLSQIISLVETAQMSKAPIQKFADFVASIFVPTVVAMALLTFLGWYLAGVFGAYPEHWLPENGNYFVFALMFSISVVVIACPCALGLATPTAVMVATGIGANNGVLIKGGDALERAQKVKYVIFDKTGTLTQGKATVTTAKVFSGMDRGEFLRLVASAEASSEHPLAKAILEYARHFHFFEEPSENEESHGQIKDSGVSGWLLDVSDFSVLPGSGVHCFINGKRILVGNRKLLTESGIAIPTHVENFVVELEESAKTGVLVAYDDNIIGVLGVADPLKREAAVVIEGLGKMGVKSVMVTGDNWRTARAVAKEVGIQDVRAEVMPAGKADVISSFQKDGSVVAMVGDGINDSPALVAADVGMAIGAGTDIAIEAADYVLMRNNLEDVITAIDLSRKTFSRIRLNYVFAMAYNVIAIPIAAGALFPLLGIKLPPWAAGACMALSSVSVVCSSLLLRLYRKPRLTTILEITVE, encoded by the exons ATGGCGCCGCCGAGTCTGAGGGACCTGCAGTTGACCCAGGTCGCTAGAGGACGGAAGGCGCTGCCGGACGGCGAGGATACCGGTGACCTTGAGGATGTGAGGCTTTTGGACGCCTACGATGAGGTTGGCGAGGAGTATAATTTGTCCCAAATTGAACAAGGGATGAGGAGAATTCAGGTGACAGTCACCGGGATGACCTGTGCGGCTTGCTCCAATTCGGTGGAGGCTGCTCTAATGGATGTTAATGGGGTGTTTAAGGCCTCTGTTGTACTGCTTCAAAACAAGGCCTATGTTGTATTTGACCCCAACTTGGTTAAG GACGATGACATCAAGAATGCAATTGAAGATGCCGGGTTTGAGGCAGAAATTCTGACAGAACCCTCTAAATCCGGGACAAAGTCTCACGGGACCCTTGTTGGGCAGTTCACTATAGTGGGTATGACATGTGCAGCATGTGTGAACTCTGTTGAAGGTATTTTGCGAGATCTTCCTGGTGTCAAAAGGGCTGTGGTTGCGTTAGCTACTTCATTAGGGGAAGTGGAGTATGACCCTACTGTGACTAGTAAAAATGACATAGTCAATGCAATTGAAGATGCTGGTTTCGAAGCTTCACTCGTACAGAGCAGTGAGCAGGATAAAATCATACTAGGGGTTGCAGGAGTGCTCAGTGAGATGGATGCGCAGCTCTTGGAAGGAATTCTTAGCAATTTGATTGGGGTGAGACAATTTCGTTATGATAGGGTGTCAGGAGAACTTGATGTTCTCTTTGATCCTGAAGTGGTCCGTTCTAGAGCACTAGTTGATGGCATTGAGGAAGGAAGCGGCGGGAGATTTAAACTGCGTGTTATGAATCCTTACGCAAGAATGACTTCTAGGGATGTTGAGGAAGCATCGACGATGTTCCGACTATTCCGCTCCAGTCTTTTTCTCAGT ATCCCTATCTTTCTCATAAGAGTAGTTTGTCCACGCATACCGCTTGTGTATTCCTTACTGCTCTGGCGATGTGGACCCTTCCTAATGGGTGATTGGTTGAAGTGGGCGTTGGCAAGTCTTGTTCAATTTGTTATTGGGAAGCGCTTCTACATTGCTGCTGGCCGAGCTCTGCGAAATGGCTCTACAAACATGGATGTCTTGGTTGCGTTGGGAACTTCAGCCTCTTACTTCTACTCTGTTTGTGCACTACTATATGGTGCAATAACTGGCTTTTGGTCCCCGACATACTTTGAAACAAGTGCTATGCTAATAACATTTGTTTTGCTGGGAAAATATTTGGAGTGTCTTGCGAAGGGGAAAACTTCAGATGCTATCAAGAAGTTAGTAGAACTGGCGCCAGCTACGGCACTACTGGTGGTCAAAGACAAAG GTGGAAGTCTCATTGGAGAAAGAGAAATAGATGCTTTGCTAATTCAGCCTGGTGATATACTAAAAGTTCTACCTGGTACTAAGGTTCCAGCTGATGGAGTGATTGTATGGGGTTCAAGTTATGTCAATGAGAGTATGGTAACAGGTGAATCTGCTCCAGTTTTGAAGGAGGTTAATTCATCAGTTATTGGCGGGACAATTAATTTGCATGGCGCTCTTCACATACAAGCTAGTAAAGTAGGATCTGACACTGTTTTGAGCCAGATAATTAGTTTGGTTGAGACAGCGCAGATGTCAAAGGCTCCTATTCAGAAGTTTGCTGACTTT GTAGCGAGCATTTTTGTCCCCACAGTTGTTGCAATGgcacttttgacctttttgggtTG GTACCTAGCTGGAGTTTTTGGAGCTTACCCAGAACACTGGCTACCTGAAAATGGCAACTACTTCGTCTTTGCCCTCATGTTTTCAATATCTGTGGTGGTGATTGCATGTCCCTGTGCACTTGGCTTGGCAACACCTACTGCTGTCATGGTGGCAACAGGAATTGGGGCGAATAATGGTGTATTGATTAAAGGAGGAGATGCTTTAGAAAGGGCTCAGAAGGTTAAATACGTGATATTTGATAAAACTGGCACCCTGACACAAGGAAAGGCTACCGTTACAACTGCTAAAGTTTTCTCTGGAATGGATCGTGGAGAATTTCTCAGATTGGTTGCTTCCGCAGAG GCTAGCAGTGAACATCCTCTCGCGAAAGCAATTTTGGAATATGCCCGCCATTTCCATTTCTTTGAAGAGCCTTCTGAAAATGAGGAATCTCACGGCCAGATCAAAGACTCTGGAGTTTCTGGATGGCTTCTTGATGTCTCTGACTTCTCTGTTCTGCCTGGAAGCGGGGTCCATTGCTTTATTAATGGAAAAAGGATTTTG GTTGGTAACCGAAAGCTGCTGACTGAAAGTGGGATTGCCATTCCAACCCATGTAGAAAATTTTGTAGTAGAACTGGAAGAAAGTGCCAAGACTGGCGTCCTTGTTGCATATGACGATAACATAATTGGTGTTTTGGGGGTTGCAGACCCATTAAAGAGAGAAGCTGCTGTGGTTATAGAGGGGCTTGGCAAGATGGGTGTTAAATCTGTCATGGTTACAGGAGATAATTGGAGGACGGCTAGAGCTGTAGCTAAAGAg GTTGGCATTCAAGATGTGAGGGCAGAGGTAATGCCAGCGGGAAAAGCAGATGTTATAAGTTCATTTCAGAAAGATGGAAGTGTAGTTGCTATGGTGGGAGATGGTATAAATGATTCTCCCGCTCTGGTTGCTGCCGATGTTGGTATGGCCATAGGGGCTGGGACAGATATAGCCATAGAAGCTGCTGACTATGTATTGATGAGAAACAACTTGGAAGACGTAATTACTGCAATCGACCTTTCAAGGAAGACTTTCTCTCGTATTCGATTGAATTATGTTTTTGCCATGGCCTACAATGTCATTGCAATCCCAATCGCAGCAGGTGCATTATTTCCTCTCCTAGGGATCAAGCTGCCACCATGGGCAGCCGGTGCTTGTATGGCTCTCTCATCTGTCAGTGTTGTGTGCTCGTCTTTGCTTCTCCGGTTGTACAGAAAACCTAGACTTACCACCATATTAGAAATAACTGTAGAGTAG
- the LOC119981295 gene encoding UDP-N-acetylglucosamine diphosphorylase 1-like yields the protein MREPTMLVESHNHQHQHHHHNNTSTPSPPPQALLERLKDYGQEDAFALWEELSLEERDLLVKDIESIDLPRIDRIIRCSLRSQGLPVAAIEPVPENCVSTVEERTMEERERWWKRGLKAISEGKLGILLLSGGQGTRLGSSDPKGCFNIGLPSGKSLFQLQAERILCLQRLAAQATSEGSIGSVPIHWYIMTSPFTDQATRKFFESHKYFGLEQDQITFFQQNTIPCILKDGRFIMETPFRVAKAPDGNGGVYSALKSSKLLEDMATRGIKYVDCYGVDNALVRVADPTFLGYFIDKSVAAAAKVVRKAYPQEKVGVFVRRGKGGPLTVVEYSELDQSLASAINQETGRLSFCWSNVCLHMFTLDFLNQVANGLEKDSIYHLAEKKIPSIHGHSMGLKLEQFIFDAFPYAPSTALFEVLREEEFAPVKNANGSSVDTPDSSKLLVLRLHTRWVVAAGGFLTHSVPLYATGVEVSPLCSYAGENLEAICRGRTFHAPCEISF from the exons atgaggGAACCGACGATGCTTGTCGAGAGTCACaaccaccaacaccaacaccatcaCCACAACAACACATCGACTCCATCACCTCCACCACAGGCTCTGCTGGAGAGGCTCAAGGACTATGGTCAAGAAGACGCTTTTGCCCTCTGGGAAGAGCTCTCCCTCGAGGAACGCGACCTCCTTGTCAAGGACATCGAG AGCATAGATCTTCCAAGGATAGATCGGATCATCCGATGTTCTCTTCGATCTCAAG GGCTACCGGTGGCGGCGATAGAGCCAGTACCAGAGAATTGTGTGTCAACAGTGGAGGAGAGGACaatggaagagagagagagatggtggAAGAGGGGGTTGAAGGCTATATCTGAAGGGAAATTGGGTATATTGCTTCTGTCTGGTGGCCAG GGAACTCGACTTGGAAGTTCCGATCCAAAGGGATGTTTCA ATATTGGGCTTCCATCTGGAAAGTCACTTTTTCAACTTCAAGCTGAGCGAATTTTGTGCCTTCAAAGGCTAGCTGCTCAAGCTACAAGTGAAG GTTCTATTGGTTCAGTACCAATACATTGGTACATAATGACCAGCCCCTTTACCGACCAAGCCACACGAAAGTTCTTTGAAAGTCATAAATACTTTGGTCTTGAACAAGATCAA ATAACTTTCTTCCAGCAAAACACTATACCTTGTATCTTAAAGGATGGTAGATTTATCATGGAGACACCATTCAGG GTCGCTAAGGCTCCAGATGGGAATGGAGGAGTGTACTCAG CTTTGAAATCGTCTAAATTATTGGAAGATATGGCCACAAGAGGGATTAAGTACGTTGATTGTTACGGAGTTGATAATGCGCTG GTTCGTGTAGCTGATCCAACTTTTTTGGGATATTTCATTGATAAAAGTGTAGCTGCTGCTGCAAAAGTTGTTCGTAAG GCATACCCTCAAGAAAAGGTTGGTGTGTTTGTAAGGCGAGGAAAAGGTGGACCTCTCACAGTGGTGGAATATAGTGAGTTGGATCAGTCACTGGCTTCTGCAATCAATCAGGAAACAGGACGTCTTAGTTTTTGTTGGAGTAAT GTGTGCTTACACATGTTCACGTTGGATTTTCTAAATCAAGTGGCAAATGGCCTTGAGAAAGACAGCAT TTACCATCTTGCAGAGAAGAAAATTCCTTCTATTCATGGACATTCGATGGGATTAAAGTTGGAGCAGTTCATATTTGATGCTTTCCCATATGCTCCTTCAACTGCCCTTTTCGAG GTTTTACGTGAAGAAGAGTTTGCCCCAGTGAAAAATGCCAATGGGTCAAGTGTTGACACTCCAGACAGTTCTAAGCTGCTTGTTCTCCGGCTTCACACTCGTTGGGTAGTTGCTGCTGGGGGTTTCTTGACACATTCTGTACCATTATATGCAACTG GAGTGGAGGTATCACCGCTTTGTTCTTATGCTGGAGAAAACCTAGAAGCTATTTGCCGTGGGAGAACATTTCATGCACCTTGTGAGATCTCGTTCTAG
- the LOC119981486 gene encoding uncharacterized protein LOC119981486 has protein sequence MVKDSINSCYYNNDTYASFTTRGGGGGGGGSSVVMNMDMEVEKPPWLEGLMGETFFGVCGIHENLRKNEKNIFCLHCCLSICPHCLPSHRSHPLLQVRRYVYHDVVRLDDLEKLIDCSYIQPYTINSAKVIFLNQRPQSRSCKGSANVCFTCDRILQEPFRFCSLSCKVDHLVYQGEDLSRIIYRFNESDFAIEGLRMDGSEITEDDAQITPSSILEDTLQYRGSSCSNDTMDNSGISRCETTPKKKKKGSGFLPGIVLSLGSRRKGAPHRAPLS, from the exons atggtGAAAGATAGTATTAATAGCTGCTACTATAATAACGATACCTATGCATCATTTACAACAAGaggaggtggtggaggaggaggaggatcgTCTGTAGTGATGAACATGGACATGGAAGTGGAGAAACCTCCATGGTTGGAGGGTTTAATGGGAGAGACATTCTTTGGTGTTTGTGGGATCCACGAAAATCTAAGGAAGAATGAGAAGAACATCTTTTGCTTGCACTGCTGCCTTAGTATTTGCCCTCACTGTCTTCCTTCTCATCGCTCTCACCCACTCCTTCAG GTGAGACGATATGTTTATCACGATGTAGTTCGATTGGATGATCTGGAGAAGCTCATTGATTGTTCCTACATTCAG CCGTATACTATAAATAGTGCAAAAGTGATATTCTTGAACCAGAGGCCACAGAGCAGGAGTTGCAAGGGATCTGCCAATGTTTGCTTCACTTGTGACAGAATTCTCCAGGAGCCATTCCGCTTCTGCTCTCTCTCTTGCAAG GTTGATCACTTGGTGTATCAAGGGGAGGATCTGTCAAGGATAATATACAGATTTAATGAATCAGATTTTGCAATTGAGGGATTGAGGATGGATGGGTCTGAGATCACTGAAGATGATGCTCAAATTACCCCAAGCTCCATCCTGGAAGACACATTGCAGTACAGAGGCTCCTCATGCTCCAATGACACCATGGACAATTCGGGAATTTCACGCTGCGAAACCAccccaaagaagaagaagaaaggcagTGGATTCCTCCCTGGGATTGTCCTCTCACTTGGCAGCAGAAGAAAGGGTGCACCCCATAGGGCTCCTCTCTCTTGA
- the LOC119981210 gene encoding uncharacterized protein LOC119981210, which produces MTAQVVGSDSWFWKSLLSWRAVISMGLCKLIKSGTNTRVWYDPWIPLQDGTVDNILKIQLLDSSREDRWVWTLSTSRDFSVKIAYHVLNSSAAVPSNSAPLVGNQWNQIWKMDIHARLQLLLWKVAWNILPTRDRLSSVLHMLEDQQSCPLCNGGSESIIHLMIGCLVSFLVWSTSRWHLNSLNFVSRGVVGWVKIILNPQLIGISKEDCHEFCLLAMVSLDSIWRYRNDVIHGMPVRAWRLPRFEASLFLVHWVPPPPISIKVNFDTAMGHEVTSAVAIARSSSGEIVFASVCTSARVDATVGEATALRLGVQRCLELQVHDVEFEGDALIVVNAVARPELVSNWAIENLIEDTRIKLNGIQNGVL; this is translated from the exons ATGACAGCCCAGGTTGTAGGTTCTGATTCCTGGTTTTGGAAGAGCTTATTGAGTTGGAGAGCTGTTATTAGTATGGGTTTATGCAAGCTTATCAAGTCAGGTACAAATACTAGAGTGTGGTATGATCCATGGATTCCTTTGCAAGATG GGACAGTTGATAATATCCTCAAAATTCAGCTATTGGATTCTTCGAGGGAGGATAGGTGGGTGTGGACTCTTAGTACCTCAAGGGATTTCTCAGTAAAGATTGCATATCATGTCCTTAATTCAAGTGCAGCCGTGCCTTCAAACTCAGCCCCTCTTGTTGGTAATCAATGGAATCAAATTTGGAAGATGGATATTCATGCTAGGCTTCAGTTGCTTTTGTGGAAGGTTGCTTGGAATATTTTACCTACGAGGGATAGGCTATCTAGTGTTTTGCATATGCTTGAGGATCAACAGAGTTGTCCGCTTTGCAATGGGGGAAGTGAAAGCATAATTCATTTGATGATTGGTTGTTTGGTTTCATTCCTGGTTTGGAGTACTTCTCGCTGGCATTTGAATTCTCTTAATTTTGTTAGCCGAGGAGTTGTTGGTTGGGTCAAGATTATTCTCAATCCACAGTTGATTGGCATTTCTAAGGAGGACTGTCATGAGTTTTGTCTTTTGGCAATGGTGTCGTTGGATAGTATTTGGAGATATAGAAATGATGTTATTCATGGCATGCCGGTGAG GGCATGGAGATTGCCCAGGTTTGAGGCCAGCTTGTTTTTGGTGCATTGGGTCCCTCCTCCTCCTATTTCAATAAAAGTAAATTTTGATACAGCTATGGGGCATGAAGTCACTAGTGCTGTTGCAATAGCTCGCTCTTCTTCCGGAGAAATAGTGTTTGCTTCGGTTTGTACCAGTGCTAGAGTGGATGCTACAGTGGGTGAGGCGACAGCGTTACGGCTAGGAGTTCAAAGATGCTTGGAACTTCAGGTGCATGATGTAGAGTTTGAGGGAGATGCTTTGATTGTCGTTAATGCAGTTGCTCGACCTGAGTTGGTTTCCAATTGGGCTATTGAGAATTTGATTGAGGACACACGTATTAAATTGAATGGCATTCAAAATGGAGTATTGTGA